The genome window GATATAACATGGGTGGCATTAGAACCCATGATATTCTTTTTCCCTTCTTTCGTCTCATTCTTACCCAGCACGATAAAACGGGCCTGAATTTCATCGGCCACCTCAATAATCTTATCATAAATCTTGCCTTCTTCCACGCGGGTTTCAAATGAAATGCCGGATGAGGCATATTGGCCGGCAAGGCTGTTGAGCTTTGTTATTGCCTCTGCTTTCAACCGGTCATAATGTTCCCGTTCCGAAAAGAGCCGTGCCAGAAAATAACTGGTGTCAATTACATGCAGCATCAGAATGCCGGCATTGATAAACCGGGCAAGATCGATGGCCTGTTCCAGGGCAACCAGCGATTGGTCCCGGAAATCCACAGCCAGTAAAATCCTCTTTTTTGTTGTGCTCATTGCAAAATCTTTAGTAGTACCAAAAATATAAATTTTACCGGTATTACCCTCCTTGTCAGTTTGATTTAAACGGGATTAAGCAGTTGAAATGTCAACAAACTAATCTACAGTGTATCAGGGTTTTGTGCACAGACATCCGGAAAAACGTTGAAACGCAATGGATGTAACCATGCACATAGAAATTCGAAACCACCGGTTTCGCTCCGGTTTCTTTAAACCGAATTATTCTAAAGGTGCCTCTGCTTTTATTCGGCAGATTATAATTTAATTTTTTTGTCCCTGGATTTTAATACTGTCCCTTTACGCTGAGACCGCAACCAGAGAATAGCGAACAGGGAAAAGAGAATGCGATTCCCTGGAAAATATTACCTTTGCACCTTTCTTTTGGATATGGAATTGCTGCAGGAAATAGAGCGCCGACGTACATTTGCCATCATCAGCCACCCTGATGCCGGAAAAACCACCCTCACCGAAAAGCTCCTTCTTTTCGGAGGTGCCATTCATGTGGCCGGAGCCGTCAAGTCAAATAAAATACGAAAAACGGCTACTTCGGATTTCATGGAAATCGAACGCCAGAGAGGCATTTCAGTGGCAACTTCCGTTATGGGGTTCGAATACAAAGGCTACAAGGTCAATATTCTTGATACTCCGGGACATGAAGATTTTGCCGAAGATACGTATCGCACCCTGACGGCGGTTGACAGTGTAATCATTGTGATCGACTCGGCCAAGGGGGTGGAATCCCAGACCCGCAAACTGATGAATGTCTGCCGGATGCGCAATACTCCTGTTCTGGTGTTTATGAACAAACTCGACCGGCCCGGTCTCGATCCTTACGAATTGCTTGATAATGTTGAAAAAGAACTGAACATTGATGTAATTCCCCTGAGCTGGCCCATCAGCAATGGCCCTACCTTTAAGGGAGTATACAACCTGTACGAGGAAAAACTGGATCTGTTTAATGCGGTGGATAAACAAAGAGTCCAGGAAACCACCGAAATCAAGGATTTGAACGATCCCAGAATGGATCAGTACCTCGGGGATTTTGCCGGGAAACTGAGGGACGATTTGGCGTTTATTAAAGAAGTTTTCCCTCCCTTTGATGTGAAAAAATACCTTGCAGGCCAAACGGCTCCTGTATTTTTTGGAAGTGCTCTCAACAATTTCGGCGTACGGGAACTGCTGGATTGCTTTCTTGACATTGCTCCTCCTCCGCGTTCATTCGAAGCTGTGGAACGAATCGTCGTCCCTTCGGAAAAAAGCTTTTCAGGATTTGTTTTTAAAATCCATGCCAACATGGATCCAAACCACCGCGATCGCATTGCTTTCGTCAGGGTGGTTTCAGGCTGCTTTATGCGCAATGTCAATTACCATCATGTTCGGCAGAACCGGGACATGAAGTTTAGCAGCCCAACCGCTTTTATGGCAAATAAAAAATCGGTTATCGACGAAGCATGGCCCGGCGATGTGGTGGGTTTGCATGATACGGGCAACTTCAAAATCGGTGATACCCTTACCGAAGGAGAAAAGCTCCACTTCAAAGGTATACCGAGCTTCTCTCCGGAACTGTTCCGGTATATTGAAAATGCCGATCCTCTGAAATACAAACAGCTTGCTACCGGCATTGAACAGCTTATGGACGAAGGAGTGGCCCAACTGTTTACTCTCCAGTCAAACGGTCGTAAGGTGATTGGAACTGTCGGTGCCCTTCAGTTTGAAGTAATCCAGTACCGTCTTCTGCATGAATACGGTGCTTCCTGCCGGTACGAACCCCTGCAGGTATACAAGGCATGCTGGTTTGTTTCGGATAATGCCCGGCAACTCGATGACTTCAAACTCAGGAAAAGTCAATACCTTGCATGGGACAAGGAACACAGGGATGTTTACCTCGCCGAATCAGCGTATGCCCTCGAAATGGCAAAGGAGAAATTTCCTGATATCAGGTTTTATTTTACTTCAGAATTCTGAGGTTCATAGCCTTCAATGGATATGACCCGGGTGGGCGCACCGTCCGAGTTTTCAAATTTCAATGGCGCACAGATCAGCCAGAATTCCTGTGCCCCAATCTGCTCAAGGTTTGTCAGGTTTTCTATCAGCAATATTCCTTTTCCCAGTAAAATTTTGTGCACAGGAAATTCTGTGCTCCCTTCCCTGTCAAACGAAATGGCATCAATTCCGATTCCTTTCAAAGGGAAAGAACTGATAAATTCTGCTGCTTCAAGGCTCAAAACGGGATATCCTTCAAAATAATCTGCCTTCCCCCATAAATCGCTCCATCCTGTGTACAAGAGCAAAAAATCAACTCCTGAAAAATCTTTTACCGCGCCCCTTATGAAGTCGGCACCTATCATGTTTTCTTTTCTTGCATCAAGGAGTTTCCCTTTACCGAAAAAGCTGTCAGGATGCATCCTGTCCAGTGTTATCCCATTGGGAAGCATATGCGCCGGAGCATCTGTATGGGTGCCAGTGTGGGATACCATGCTGAGACGCGATTCGTTGTAACCACATACATCAATCTGAAAGGGGTATTCGACAACCGGTTCCTCCGTCCCGGGATAAACCGGCATATTGGTGTGGATGGTATGACTCAGGTCAGTGATTTTCATGTCAGATACATATTTTTTCCAGCTCCGCAGGATTTGCTGATCGGTTAACTTTCAGCACAAAATCAAACCGGTTCAGAGCTAAACATAACTCAAAATCCCGTGCAGGTGAATGGAGTTGGTTGGCGGGATCGAGCAAACGCCTTCCGCTTCCTGCACGCAATAGTTTCACCATGTGGTCAAAATCAGTATGTTTCCCTTCCAGTTCATTCCGAATGTATTCCGCGCAGAATAAATCTTCATCGGCAGGTTCAGTTGCCGAATATCCCATACATACCAGGGAAACAACCGGAGGCTCATGGGTTTTAATGTATCGTACAATCGCTGATGCATTGACAAAACTTCCGGTCAGAATGTCTGCGGCATTTCGGGCATTTACTATTCCCTGCGTTCCGGCACTTGTAGTATGAACAATGGTCTTCCCTTTAAAGGAAACATGCTCAATATGTGTGGGGGAATTACCGAAATCAAAACCGGGCAACTTTCGCTCATTTCGTTCGCCAATCAATATATATTCGGGATGCTGCGCTTTCAGACGGTAGGCTTCCTCAACATCTGCTACCGGAATAATTCTCTTTGCCCCGTTCTGAAACAAGTAACAGGCCAGTGAAAATGCCCTGAACACATCAATTATCACCGCCAGCCCTTCTGCCTGCTTTGCCCCCTCTGTCAGATGAAGAATTCTGATTTGCATATAACCCTGTGTTCGTCAGGTACGTTTTTTCATTCCCTTTGCACAGTATCTGCAGGCGGGGAGGGGGGGACATAGTCATGCGGAAGAAAATACAAACTGGTAACCTGACCTGCCCCGTTAAACCGCAATTTCAGATCTACCAGCAGGTCACCAAACTTTCCGGTGCAAACAACTATCGTTGATCCTACATAGGGTTCGGCCTTGATTTGTTCCAATCCATGGTAGGGCCCGACCTGGTAAACCAGATCTTTCCATGATTTTTCCAGCTTTTGTGGTGATAATCCCTTGCTGAGCCGCTCGTCAAACATCCGGGCTATTTCAGCATATTTTCCGCTGTCAAAAAGAACAAGAATTTCACCCGCTTTTTTTTCAAGCAGTGCCGTATTACCAGGTTGACCCGATACAGGAATTAAGAAAAACAAAGAGATAAAAAGAATGATGCACAATTTTCTCGAGGCTGATTTGTCTGTAAAATGACACATTGCAAAAAACTTTGGGTATTTTTTCAATTCTGGTGATTCAGGCTTCCGGCCAGGCCTATGTCTCTGGCAACTAAACGCATTCCTGCTATCGTGTCGGCAATGATGGTATCAATATCCATCTGCAGCATTCCTGCTCCCTTTTCAATGATCTCCCTGTTAACACCCGCTGCAAATCCTTTTGTTTTCCATCTTTTTTTCACCGAAGCAACTTCCAGATCGAACAGGCTTTTTGAAGGCCTGATGAGGGCAGATGCCGCCACCAGTCCCGTCAGTTCATCCGTGGTAAAAAGCACCTTTTCCATGAAATGTTCCGGTTCAACCTCACTGCAAATTCCCCATCCGTGGCTCACAACCGAACGGATCCAGTCTTCAGGCCACCCTTCTTGTGCCAGTATTTCCTTCGTTTTTGTGCAATGCTGTTCGGGATAGCGGTCGTAATCCAGATCGTGAATTAACCCTATGATTCCCCATTTTTCAGGGTCATGACCATATTTTTGTGCAAAAAAACGCATTACCGCTTCAACCGACAAAGCATGACGGATAAGATGTTGCGATGTATTGTATTGTAAAAGAAGCTGGTATGCCTGATTCCTGTCGGGTGCTGCCATAGCCAAAATGATTCCTGGTTTAACAGGGTAAAAATAATGATTTTTGCAAGGTTATGAGGAAAATTTCCGGAGACTTACCGGAGGGCGGAAATAACAAACGATTCTTCTTTAACCGACACATTTCCCAATCGGTCAATGGCTTTAATGGTCAATGTATATCGGCCCGGGTTGTCAATCGGACCAATCATTCCGGTGCTGATTTTTTCCGGGCTGTTATTAACGGTCGCCTGAATTTTGTCGACTCCCGAAAGTAGATCTGTTGCGCCCGCGAAGATAATGGTATGAACAGGATAGATATTTAGCTCACCTCTTTCTGTCATTTCCCTCCACGGGGCGATGTGCCAAAAAGAACGCTGATAACAGGACCGGCTGTATCAACGATTGCAACAAATGATTGCTGATTGGTATTGTCAACCTGGTCGTAACCCACAAAATGAACCGTATGCCTGCCTTCAGTATACAGGGAAAAAGGTGCTGTATAGGTCTGGTATTCATTATTATCCATCCGGTACTCGATCCGGTTCATTCCCGATTCGGTATCCTTACCCGTCAGTTTAATTTTTGTATTTTTACCAATATACAATGTATCACCAATGGTAATCCGGGGGCCAATAAAACTATATTGCAGGGTTGGTCCCAGCAAATCTACATAAGGAATGGCACTTGCAGCTGTCTGCCCACCCTGTAATTCGCTCTTATTTCCTACTTTGTCAACAGCATAAAATGCAATTTTCAGGTTGCCTCCATCATCAGGAGGATAAAATGGTTTTTCATATTTTTCATAGGGTTTTCCGTTAATGGAATAATACACAGCGGAGATACCGCTTTTATTGTCAAAAGCCGTCAGTTTAACAAGGGTTTTTCCGGAAGCATACTCTTTTCCATTAGCCAGAAAACTTTTTCCTATAAATTCCTGCACCACAATGGGGGGGGTCTTGTCAACATAAAATCTGTAAACAGCCGTGTCGCTGGAATTTCCCAGGTTATCGGCTGCTACATAGGTCAGTGTGTGTTCCCCCTGCCTCAGGTAATTTGTCAGTATAGGGTACTGATAAGAATGCCAGTCGCCGCTGTCAATGCTGTAATATATGCCGGAGATACCCGCGGCGACATCCTCAGCCATAATCCTGATGGATGCACGGCCTGAAAAAACATTTTGGCTGGTATCACCGGCAAATCTTAAAAGAGCTGTAGGCCCCGATTTGTCAAGTACGATCGTAACATTGTGCATAGGTTCAACATTGCCAACATTGTCCACCGAATAAAACCGGACCTGATATTCTTTTTCCTTATCGAATGCAACGGGCTGATCATATTTTTTCCATGCACCTCCGTCAATGGAATACAGGATCTGCTCAACACCCGACATGCCATCACGTGCAGTCAGCACCATAACAGCATTGCCCGAAAGAAACATTTTCCCGTCTTTCATAAGAACTTTCCCTCCCTGATACTGAACGGTTGTCCTTGGTGCAATGCCATCAGCATAGACTTCAAAAACAATCTCCTCCTGGGGATAAACCGGAACTTTGGTAACGGTATCAACTGCCCACGGCGTGCGGATGGTATTCATCCCCTCCGTATCAAGATAAAAAGGATTGGTGTATTTTGCGGAACGTTCACTGAAAAGCCTGAACTTCTGGGCATTTGGTTCGGGAGAGGAACTGATCCACAAATACAGCGCAAGGTGTTTGTTGATGTATATTTTCCCATCCGGCGCTGTATAAATCTTTTTCGGATGGGATAACCTTTCCTGGCCTGATGCCCTTGGATCATTTCCAAAAAACAGCGCCAGGAATAACAAAACAATGAACGCTTTTTTCATTTTGGTTATTCCGGTTTTATGGCAATAAACGTAAACGGCACATTGATAATCTCCTGAAACTCCTTACCCATATCGAGCATGTCATCATCATCTTCCATATAATGCCATACCACTTCAACCTGATTCCCCTTCTGGTTCATTTCTTCCAGTATCTCCAGAATATCAACAATCGCTTTGGAAGAGGAAGAATTGCAATATTCCAACTGCAAATTCAATACGGTTTTTGGATTGGGATTCTGACTGTACTCCTCAAACCAGTCAATGACCGGCGAATAAAAACTGATGGCCTCCTCCGGTATAGATTGCCCGGAAATTTCAAACAGATTCTTTTCCTTATCAAGAATGACGGTTGGAATTTCGTCAGTTCCTGTTATGATCAAAGGTTCCATCATGTTTGTTCTAATGCGTCATACAGATATACCAATCGGTTCAAACGAACCTGACCAAAATTACGATAAGTGTTTTTTATCTCCAAAAAATATTTAAACTCTCTGAAATTTATAGCTTTCATGGTATTTTGATTCCGAGAACCAATATATCATCCCGCTGCGGATAACCGTTTTTCCATTTCTCAAAGGTTTCCCGAAGGATAGTCTTTTGCTCATCCATAGGACGGGAATGGATATCCAACAGCAATTGTTTCAGGTTGCGTGACAGAAATTTGCGGCCTTTATCACCCCCGATCTGATCGGCATACCCATCGGTAAACAGATAAATGCAGTCATCTTTCTGCAGGATAATTTCATGATTGGTGAAGGGTTTTTCCGCATTCCTGTGGATACTGATTGGCATTCTGTCGGCATCGTATTGCAGAAGTTCATTGTTGCGGACAAGGTACATGGAATTGTGTGCTCCGGCAAAATGAACCTTTTTCAGTCCCGGTTCAAAAAGGCAAATCGACATATCCATCCCGTCCTTGCTTTCTTTCCTTGCGCCGGTTTGATGCAGTGAAAGGATGATCTTTTCCCGCATTCTGTTCAACACCATGGCTGCTGAAAAATCTTTTCCTGAAGGATCAAGGGACGACAAAATTTCATTGAGGAATGATACCCCCAGCATGCTCATAAAGGCACCCGGTACGCCATGTCCGGTGCAATCAACGGCAGAAACAACTATATACCCTCTTGCTTCGGAAAGCAGGTAAAAATCGCCGCTTACCAGTTCCCTTGGCTGAAAGTAAATAAAATGGCCGGCAAATACATGGAGTATTTCTTCGCGCGGGGTTAATACCGCTTTCTGGATACGGTGCGCATAGTGAATCGAATCGGTGATCTTTTGCTTCTGGGCACTGATTTCAGCATTCTTCTGCGCCAGCAATGCATTCGCTTTCTTCTTCTGCCGAAGCTGCAGATAAATC of Bacteroidales bacterium contains these proteins:
- a CDS encoding universal stress protein, yielding MSTTKKRILLAVDFRDQSLVALEQAIDLARFINAGILMLHVIDTSYFLARLFSEREHYDRLKAEAITKLNSLAGQYASSGISFETRVEEGKIYDKIIEVADEIQARFIVLGKNETKEGKKNIMGSNATHVIS
- a CDS encoding peptide chain release factor 3 codes for the protein MELLQEIERRRTFAIISHPDAGKTTLTEKLLLFGGAIHVAGAVKSNKIRKTATSDFMEIERQRGISVATSVMGFEYKGYKVNILDTPGHEDFAEDTYRTLTAVDSVIIVIDSAKGVESQTRKLMNVCRMRNTPVLVFMNKLDRPGLDPYELLDNVEKELNIDVIPLSWPISNGPTFKGVYNLYEEKLDLFNAVDKQRVQETTEIKDLNDPRMDQYLGDFAGKLRDDLAFIKEVFPPFDVKKYLAGQTAPVFFGSALNNFGVRELLDCFLDIAPPPRSFEAVERIVVPSEKSFSGFVFKIHANMDPNHRDRIAFVRVVSGCFMRNVNYHHVRQNRDMKFSSPTAFMANKKSVIDEAWPGDVVGLHDTGNFKIGDTLTEGEKLHFKGIPSFSPELFRYIENADPLKYKQLATGIEQLMDEGVAQLFTLQSNGRKVIGTVGALQFEVIQYRLLHEYGASCRYEPLQVYKACWFVSDNARQLDDFKLRKSQYLAWDKEHRDVYLAESAYALEMAKEKFPDIRFYFTSEF
- a CDS encoding cyclase family protein, encoding MKITDLSHTIHTNMPVYPGTEEPVVEYPFQIDVCGYNESRLSMVSHTGTHTDAPAHMLPNGITLDRMHPDSFFGKGKLLDARKENMIGADFIRGAVKDFSGVDFLLLYTGWSDLWGKADYFEGYPVLSLEAAEFISSFPLKGIGIDAISFDREGSTEFPVHKILLGKGILLIENLTNLEQIGAQEFWLICAPLKFENSDGAPTRVISIEGYEPQNSEVK
- a CDS encoding 2-phosphosulfolactate phosphatase; protein product: MQIRILHLTEGAKQAEGLAVIIDVFRAFSLACYLFQNGAKRIIPVADVEEAYRLKAQHPEYILIGERNERKLPGFDFGNSPTHIEHVSFKGKTIVHTTSAGTQGIVNARNAADILTGSFVNASAIVRYIKTHEPPVVSLVCMGYSATEPADEDLFCAEYIRNELEGKHTDFDHMVKLLRAGSGRRLLDPANQLHSPARDFELCLALNRFDFVLKVNRSANPAELEKICI
- a CDS encoding DUF3887 domain-containing protein — translated: MCHFTDKSASRKLCIILFISLFFLIPVSGQPGNTALLEKKAGEILVLFDSGKYAEIARMFDERLSKGLSPQKLEKSWKDLVYQVGPYHGLEQIKAEPYVGSTIVVCTGKFGDLLVDLKLRFNGAGQVTSLYFLPHDYVPPSPPADTVQRE
- a CDS encoding HDIG domain-containing protein, whose amino-acid sequence is MAMAAPDRNQAYQLLLQYNTSQHLIRHALSVEAVMRFFAQKYGHDPEKWGIIGLIHDLDYDRYPEQHCTKTKEILAQEGWPEDWIRSVVSHGWGICSEVEPEHFMEKVLFTTDELTGLVAASALIRPSKSLFDLEVASVKKRWKTKGFAAGVNREIIEKGAGMLQMDIDTIIADTIAGMRLVARDIGLAGSLNHQN
- a CDS encoding DUF1987 domain-containing protein, with the protein product MMEPLIITGTDEIPTVILDKEKNLFEISGQSIPEEAISFYSPVIDWFEEYSQNPNPKTVLNLQLEYCNSSSSKAIVDILEILEEMNQKGNQVEVVWHYMEDDDDMLDMGKEFQEIINVPFTFIAIKPE